tttaattttttaaaatcccagtgaagtttatttCAGTgcaatgatgtcattttagacactAGTCTTTTGCTcaagttacatttttcacaagCGATTGTTAACCACATCGGAGGGATCTGTGCATTGTATTAACTTGTTTGAGTAAGAAGTCAGGGTGTTGTAAAGTAAATACTCATTATTTATAGGCTGTCCACTTCATTTGATTTGACTGAGGTCTGTTATTGACAGTATCTGCAATCAGTGTGATAGGCCTGAAAAGTCAATGTTGAATGTTCCTGTGACTTGCCTCCATTTCACAATGCTGCTGGATGGTGGCCAAATATGTGTTTACATTGCTGGGTTGGGCTCTCTGTACATTCAAccgattaaaaatgttttaactgacAACCAGAGAtaggcacaaatacatcaaaaagtatGGTGTTAATTTCAATTGTTAAGGCAGCTGACTATCAATGAGTGAAActgcttaaaatttgcatctcCACCATATATGTTTATCTATATAGCAATAGCATAACAACTGAAATGGATAAAATCTCCTCACATGTTGTGTATCATCGAAGGGCTGCAAAAATTCTCTTTATTCCCTatatcaattaattgttttttgattttctccattaatcaattaattgtccttcatttaaaatgtcagcgAATAAAGAAAAATGCTCGTCAAGTGACATCTTTGAATTAAACAGTCCACCGATAATAGCAGacttaaaacagagaaaagcttCAAATTCTTACACTGGAGAGACAGGTTTTCTATTAACCTCctatttattgattaattgattaattggctATCATCGTTTTGTCAGATGCAAGAAATACACAGTGTTGTGTCTGATATTATGCAATGACGGCAATTAGTATTTCATAATATGCTTTCCCTGTGTTTTGAGGTGCCTAATTAAAAGTGTTTTGCTACTTgactgattttttccccccccttCCTCTTTCAACAGCTCAAATAGAGGTGATTCCCTGTAAAATCTGCGGGGACAAATCATCAGGGATCCACTATGGTGTCATCACCTGTGAAGGCTGCAAGGTGAGCTATAACCTCTTCCTCATCAGTTGTTGGTTACAGTTGTAAAAATAGGTAAAAACTGATCTAACAGAACTTTAAGGTGTTCTTGTTATCACCTGTTCTACTCAGTCGAATGAAAGCATTAAATGCTCACTGATTCACTTTGTGCGTGTGTTCGTGTCTTTGTTTGTAGGGTTTCTTCCGACGCAGCCAGCAGAACAATGCTATGTACTCCTGCTCCCGACAGAGGAACTGTCTCATTGACCGGACCAACCGTAACCGCTGTCAGCACTGCAGGCTGCAGAAGTGTCTCGCTCTGGGTATGAGCCGTGATGGTGAGTTCAGCTCCTCGATCTATATTTAATTACCTCAAGAGTTTCCACCTCCCACTCTTTGCTTATCACATTGAATGAGTCATGTAATCCTTGTTCCACCCAGACCATACCTTCCTGAATGTTTAATCATCGTCTTTACATCCTCCTGTCGCAGCGGTCAAGTTTGGTCGAATGTCCAAAAAGCAGCGTGACAGCCTGTACGCAGAAGTCCAGAAGCACCAGCAGTCCCAGGAGTGTGCGGGGCTAGGTGTCCGCGAGGAGAACGGCGACATGGCCAACCACGGCTGCAACTACAGAAGAGGCTCCAACGCTGGGCTCAGCGATCTGGATGACATCACCACACTGCCAGAGGGTCTGCTTTTCGACCTGCCGTTGACCCCAGAGGATGGGGGTGGAGACTACTGTAACCTGGACATGCTGGGCGGCAGTGCAGGCAGCAGCTCATCCTCTCAGAGTTCACCAGAACAGACCAACTTGGACTTTGTAGACGGCAACCACAACATCAAGCACGAGTACCAGCTGTTGCACGACTCTGGTCTCTTCTCACATGCTATCCTCAACCCGCTGCCCGAGGGCTGCTCCCTGCTTGACATCGGTCAGTATAAATCCTTTAACACCAAGCTACTGTATCGTGGCTAAATGCcctaaaaacaacacagatctCATCTGCcatctttccctcttttcaGAGCGTATAATTCAGAGTGTGGTGAAGTCCCACATTGAGACGAGCCAGTACAGcacagaggagctgaagagaATGGCGTGGACCGTGTATAACCCAGAAGAGACACGCTCATACCAGATCAAGGTATATATGACACAAGCATTTATCTAATGTAGTTTATCTAATGTAGTACAAGGACTTTAAACTGGTTATGAAGTAGTCACAACTTGATACTGATGCCTCTGTAAgacgagaccatcagcgagacGCCTGGCTActtctttttaattattcttaatgcctgccACTGCGTCCAATCCCTGCAAAATCAGATGAAAAGATATACAGCTCATCGGAAGAGCcttacagtattttattttgccaGGCAGAGCTTTGCAGCCAGGGCATTGACCCGTTGACATTATACAAGACAATGACTGTCAGCTAATCTGACTTCCTGACACCATAGGCAAAGAGAATCGGCCATCATCTGAATTCCTCAGGAAGGATCAGCAAAGGGAGAACcgaagaacaaaacaaattctAAAGGTTCTGAAATCAGGGGCAAAAACACAAGTCAATCTTGGTCGCTCATTCAACAGATAAAGAGAAGTGTAGTATTTAAaaggattaaaaacaaatcctgaATTGGCCCTCTTCCTCCTAGACAGGCATGTAATATGTGGAATGGGGAACTTTATCTATTAGCTGTTGTCTTCCTTGAAACAGAGGTATATGAAGGGCACTAAAACAAGGCtttctttgtttcaccatcctgaaaaaagatgtttttaacagagggaaaaaaaagcccGAATAAGctgcatctttttttctctcacttccaaaacaaatgcacgcaCTAGCCAGATTAAGATCTTTGGGACTCGAGGTGGTCGAAtcacaggggccgccagaatcaacaagtatttttttatattactaTATCTTATCTGATCATGTCCTCTTGTACGAGGTTTACAGAGGAGTGTTTTCAGTTTGCAACCTTGCACAAAAATCAACAGTGAAGAAGTTTCCCCAAAGCAAACACAAGCGCTCCCTTCTTATCGCCATAGTACGGCCATACGGTGTAcatccaaacatttttttatcacACATTTGCTACAAGAGAAGCAGCAAATATTATCAAACACTAGGTCAGGACGTCTTTTAGCGGTAATCACATCAGTCCTGGATGTCTAAATCAGAGTCAGCAGAGAACAATGCAACTTTTATGACGCCCTCCGGTTGCTGCAGTTCTAATAAAAGCCTccctgtgtttttctctttcagtcagCTGAGGTGATGTGGCAACAATGTGCCATTCACATCACCAACGCAATCCAGTATGTGGTGGAGTTTGCCAAGCGCATCACTGGCTTCATGGACCTCTGTCAGAACGATCAGATTATCCTCCTCAAAGCAGgtcagtatacacacacacacgcacactcagcCTGTAGTCTGAAATCTACACATATAACAGTCAGGAGCCTCCAACAAGGCAGCCAGcctgctgtgtgtatgtttatgacTCTGCAGACGTGTAGCTGTGACAAGGATAGCTGCTGTCATATGAACGGTATATAAGCCTCAAGTGAGAGCTGACTTCACAGAGttcaaaaaaaatcacaagcgAGCAGTGTGACTTGAAAGGTGCATGGTTGTTCTGCTTCTGAAGAATGGCTGGCCTTGTTTTCATCACGCTGGTCGTCATACAGTAAAGTGCCTCAGCTTGGAAGTCACAGAGGCCTCAGTGTGATCTATTTCTTCATATGCTGAAGAGTTGAAAGAGATGGATGGCTTCCAGTGAGAtgcaaaacaataaatcagTCAAAACAAGAGATTAATAGCTTTCAGTGGCAGCCAAGTTATTTTCTTTCGTTTTCTCAGATGGCATTAAAGTGCAGACTTACGACAGCTGTGCATTATCTGCCAAACCTGGTCAACGCCTGAAGGGTGGAGAAAGATAACAAACAACAGATAACAAATCCACAGCACCACATCATCAACTGTGACACAATCATTTACAACAACCAAGATGCAAACGTGTTCTATGTCGTGTGTGAACCAAAGACTTAATGACAATGTGCATTGTCTGCCTTGATTACATTAAGCACAACCTTAGTTGCGCTGGTGACTGTTTCTCCTTTCATTGATATTTTCCACATCATTAATGCTATATTACCAGTATCTCATCATTATCTCTGCCGGCCTAAGCCTGGAGGGGAATTAAGTGTGGTCATGTGTAGGCACGTGTGTCGCAGCTAATCTCACATCCGACTGGACCCGTCTTTTTGGTGCACATTTATGACCGAGCTCCATAtcacatatttatgtttgtatatGCTTCTAagcttttttctctgtgttttgtgtatttgtccACAGGCTGCATGGATGTCCTTCTGATCCGTATGTGTCGGGCCTATAATCCC
This window of the Pagrus major chromosome 11, Pma_NU_1.0 genome carries:
- the rorca gene encoding RAR-related orphan receptor C a, which codes for MRAQIEVIPCKICGDKSSGIHYGVITCEGCKGFFRRSQQNNAMYSCSRQRNCLIDRTNRNRCQHCRLQKCLALGMSRDAVKFGRMSKKQRDSLYAEVQKHQQSQECAGLGVREENGDMANHGCNYRRGSNAGLSDLDDITTLPEGLLFDLPLTPEDGGGDYCNLDMLGGSAGSSSSSQSSPEQTNLDFVDGNHNIKHEYQLLHDSGLFSHAILNPLPEGCSLLDIERIIQSVVKSHIETSQYSTEELKRMAWTVYNPEETRSYQIKSAEVMWQQCAIHITNAIQYVVEFAKRITGFMDLCQNDQIILLKAGCMDVLLIRMCRAYNPINNTLLFNGKFASAQLFKALGCDDLVNAVFDLAKSLSRIQMSEEEMALFSAAVLLSPDRLWLTDVQKVQKLQEKVYVALQRCLQKEGASEEKLAKMVSKLPIMKSICNLHIDKLEFFRLVHPETAYTFPPLYREVFGSEITFPDSTEG